One Desulfobacterales bacterium genomic window carries:
- a CDS encoding ASKHA domain-containing protein — MNKTTVSRWVTSVSLQAPSLQNNTADAERLINELRSALQTDQVKMDLALLRCLPQRLRQYENQVDCILFKDRHEYILIDIKATGGNQPVVGLAVDLGTSRVVLRLMALTSAQILAESAFDNPQIAIGPDILTRVHHADTDTGAVQLHRLIMDGLNDRINSMCRVAGISPDTIYAVSLAGNTAMTHLFLGLNPRWMIREPYIPVVNSPGVVSAGALGLAIHPAARVFIFPNVGSYFGGDLIAGILYAGLHRAEAPALLLDVGTNAEVVLGDKNWLIACAGAAGPALEGGVTRMGMMAGPGVIDRVAIQANTGEFEIRTIDDAPARGICGSGLIDLAAQLFLAGFLDIRGKLVPDRCGKRLKEKDEMQYLVVVPADASATGEDLTISQADFDSLVRSKAAMYTILRTLSGTVGIELDSLATVYVAGTFGSFINPASAVTIGMLPDLPLNHYRSLGNSSLGGATRMLTSDCIAEIDQIRDRVTYLELNVNQEFMNRFSAAKFLPHTDRSRFPSVRRHGE; from the coding sequence ATGAACAAAACGACAGTATCTCGCTGGGTAACCTCGGTTTCTCTTCAGGCTCCCTCTCTTCAAAATAACACCGCGGACGCGGAACGGTTGATCAACGAATTGAGGTCGGCATTGCAAACCGATCAAGTCAAGATGGACTTGGCCCTTCTGCGGTGTCTGCCGCAGCGGTTGCGACAATACGAAAATCAAGTGGACTGCATCCTCTTTAAAGACCGGCATGAATATATTCTAATCGACATAAAAGCGACCGGAGGAAATCAACCGGTTGTCGGGTTAGCGGTGGATTTGGGAACTTCCAGGGTGGTGCTTCGCCTGATGGCGTTGACAAGTGCGCAAATTCTGGCGGAATCGGCGTTCGACAATCCGCAAATCGCTATTGGCCCGGATATATTGACCCGAGTGCACCATGCGGACACCGATACCGGTGCGGTGCAACTGCACCGCTTAATCATGGATGGGTTAAATGATCGAATCAACAGCATGTGCCGAGTCGCCGGAATATCGCCGGATACTATTTACGCTGTTAGTCTGGCCGGCAACACCGCTATGACCCATCTGTTTCTGGGGCTCAATCCCAGATGGATGATTCGCGAACCGTATATTCCGGTGGTTAACAGTCCGGGGGTGGTTTCAGCCGGAGCGTTGGGCCTGGCCATTCACCCTGCCGCGAGAGTATTTATTTTCCCGAATGTGGGAAGCTACTTCGGCGGGGACTTGATCGCCGGTATTCTTTACGCCGGATTGCACCGGGCCGAAGCACCTGCGCTTCTGTTGGATGTCGGAACGAACGCCGAAGTCGTTCTCGGCGACAAGAACTGGCTGATTGCGTGTGCTGGTGCGGCCGGGCCTGCCCTTGAAGGGGGCGTGACCCGCATGGGCATGATGGCGGGTCCGGGCGTGATTGACCGGGTGGCCATTCAGGCGAATACCGGGGAATTTGAGATTCGTACCATAGATGATGCCCCCGCCAGGGGGATTTGTGGTTCCGGGCTGATTGATCTTGCCGCGCAATTATTTCTGGCCGGGTTTTTGGATATTCGGGGAAAATTGGTTCCCGATCGTTGCGGCAAGCGCTTGAAGGAAAAAGACGAGATGCAGTACCTGGTGGTGGTTCCTGCGGACGCATCGGCCACCGGTGAGGATTTGACCATTTCCCAGGCGGATTTCGACAGCCTCGTTCGTTCCAAGGCGGCCATGTATACGATTTTACGAACCCTTTCCGGAACCGTGGGCATCGAACTGGATAGCCTTGCAACGGTGTATGTCGCCGGCACCTTCGGCTCCTTTATCAATCCGGCTTCCGCGGTCACGATCGGCATGTTGCCGGATTTGCCGTTGAATCACTATCGGTCCCTCGGCAACAGTTCCCTGGGAGGAGCGACCCGAATGCTGACCTCGGATTGTATCGCCGAAATCGATCAGATTCGGGATCGGGTGACGTATCTGGAACTAAATGTCAATCAGGAGTTCATGAACCGGTTTTCCGCCGCAAAGTTTTTGCCGCATACGGACCGAAGCCGATTTCCTTCGGTTCGGCGCCATGGCGAATAA
- a CDS encoding DUF6178 family protein has translation MHTMKDENSNAGDMVGNQLLELQRQRAALAALPGEKAINYILEARNPAALVHSLPEEDFHFLIHDIGPEDALPILALATDTQLEYILDIEGWRQDRIQIPVLTKWLTLMMQAHPQRLVAWLVEQQPDLMDFFLHKNIQVLIREHDQDPSDFGDDFFTLDDVVYVRILPDRYPADFDESDPDEADEEGETRRTAFLQRLLARVADYDHVLYQQILMNAAGLLPVEAEESLYRLKNVRLAEKGFLPFDEAVGIYQPLDPKALYHQSPKTFEPVTEAGMQMTVPQYTSGMLPEKTAFTDALRLIDSELRLQQIQIEFAGLSNQLIAADQRLIQDRSVLREIVRKACGYLSIGIEALFNLKQKPDQASMSAHGAALIKRFPLAQIFRVGYGRVLQLKWKVLRWQKNAQYVAAGLPLSFWGETWMGVLGGLMIKKPLFFDNYQTGTLYREFETIEEVRITDQTIEQIMVIDELLSHLPVQLHRRKDQLLTYKNLMLTAWAHHHLNASRKTNGPKAPASLTQKEFHRFFIELFGIMEKAHSPAPRKTPLAMKTSFLNWLSTTTGQSALNITDRIGPSLDALFEEVDDELGMVAPKDIDPRFVTLFLIK, from the coding sequence ATGCACACCATGAAGGATGAAAACAGCAACGCCGGCGACATGGTCGGCAATCAACTTCTTGAGCTTCAACGGCAACGCGCCGCGCTGGCCGCATTGCCGGGTGAAAAGGCGATCAATTATATTTTAGAGGCACGCAACCCCGCAGCGCTGGTCCATTCCCTGCCCGAGGAGGATTTCCATTTTTTGATCCATGATATCGGGCCGGAAGATGCCCTTCCGATTCTTGCGTTGGCTACGGATACGCAGCTTGAATACATTCTGGACATCGAGGGATGGCGTCAGGATCGAATTCAAATACCGGTGCTAACAAAATGGCTGACGCTGATGATGCAGGCCCACCCCCAGCGCCTCGTGGCTTGGCTGGTGGAACAACAGCCGGATCTGATGGATTTTTTCCTGCATAAGAACATTCAGGTTCTTATTCGCGAGCATGATCAGGATCCGTCAGATTTCGGGGATGATTTTTTTACCTTGGACGATGTGGTGTATGTCCGTATTCTTCCGGATCGGTACCCGGCCGATTTCGATGAAAGCGATCCGGATGAGGCGGATGAAGAAGGAGAAACGCGCCGAACCGCCTTTTTGCAACGATTGCTTGCTCGGGTGGCGGATTATGATCATGTGTTATATCAGCAAATTCTGATGAACGCCGCCGGGCTATTGCCGGTGGAAGCCGAGGAATCCCTCTATCGACTGAAAAATGTCCGGCTGGCGGAAAAAGGGTTTTTGCCCTTTGACGAGGCCGTTGGCATTTATCAACCGCTTGATCCGAAAGCGCTTTATCACCAATCGCCCAAAACCTTCGAGCCGGTGACTGAAGCGGGAATGCAGATGACCGTACCGCAATATACCTCCGGCATGCTTCCGGAAAAAACCGCTTTCACCGACGCCCTTCGGCTCATCGATTCCGAACTAAGGCTGCAACAAATTCAGATTGAGTTTGCCGGCTTAAGCAACCAGTTGATTGCCGCTGACCAGCGGTTGATTCAGGACAGAAGCGTATTGCGGGAAATTGTCAGAAAGGCCTGCGGGTATCTGAGCATCGGGATTGAAGCGCTCTTTAACCTGAAACAAAAACCGGACCAAGCGTCCATGTCCGCCCATGGGGCAGCCTTGATCAAGCGGTTTCCCCTTGCACAGATTTTCAGGGTCGGCTATGGCCGGGTGCTTCAGCTTAAATGGAAAGTTCTGCGCTGGCAAAAAAATGCCCAATATGTCGCGGCCGGGTTGCCCCTGAGCTTCTGGGGGGAAACATGGATGGGCGTGCTGGGTGGTCTGATGATAAAAAAGCCCCTTTTTTTCGACAACTATCAAACCGGCACCTTATACCGCGAGTTTGAAACGATTGAAGAAGTCCGGATTACAGATCAAACCATTGAACAAATCATGGTCATTGACGAACTGCTTTCTCATCTGCCGGTTCAGCTTCACCGGCGCAAGGATCAGTTGCTGACGTATAAGAACCTGATGCTGACGGCCTGGGCGCACCATCATTTGAATGCTTCCCGAAAAACAAACGGTCCAAAAGCGCCGGCTTCGCTGACACAAAAGGAATTTCATCGGTTTTTTATCGAGCTTTTCGGAATTATGGAAAAGGCGCATTCCCCGGCCCCCCGAAAAACACCCCTTGCCATGAAAACATCCTTTCTCAACTGGCTGTCAACCACAACCGGACAAAGCGCCCTGAATATTACCGATCGAATAGGGCCCAGTCTCGATGCGCTTTTTGAAGAAGTTGACGACGAGCTTGGAATGGTAGCGCCCAAGGACATAGATCCTCGATTTGTCACCCTTTTTCTTATAAAATAA
- a CDS encoding hotdog fold thioesterase, translating to MPTLLEQIKSDPYAAFLGIQVHQAGPGHASCSLTITKDMLNFMGLVHGGLIFSLADVAFSAASNSDHLPSYALDVSGSFLKTAQVGDIIVAEASLVHTTRRTGVYRMNILRGNELLATFNGTVFRKV from the coding sequence ATGCCAACACTTCTGGAGCAGATTAAAAGTGATCCGTACGCTGCGTTTCTGGGCATTCAAGTCCACCAAGCCGGGCCGGGCCATGCCTCCTGTTCCTTAACCATCACCAAAGACATGCTTAATTTCATGGGCCTGGTGCACGGCGGGCTGATTTTCAGCCTGGCTGATGTGGCTTTTTCCGCCGCGTCCAACAGTGATCATTTGCCGTCTTATGCGTTGGATGTAAGCGGCTCTTTTTTAAAGACCGCTCAAGTGGGCGATATTATCGTGGCTGAGGCCTCACTGGTGCACACCACGAGGCGAACCGGCGTCTATCGAATGAATATCCTCAGGGGAAACGAGTTGCTCGCTACGTTCAACGGAACGGTTTTCAGGAAAGTCTAA